In one window of Cydia fagiglandana chromosome 1, ilCydFagi1.1, whole genome shotgun sequence DNA:
- the LOC134678298 gene encoding uncharacterized protein KIAA1143 homolog: MANRKRNVNYIKPEDPEFLKVIKRQAGYDDRNRKFDPLENAEEDFVDDTESEEPQVVVLKPGDLTAEEAEVERKRLEKEAEETKADLSQRVIFKPKSKKAENDKKGKAPSKNSQKKQSQLLSFNDDEEEDDDSS; encoded by the coding sequence ATGGCTAATAGAAAAAGGAACGTAAATTACATCAAACCAGAGGACCCAGAGTTCCTTAAAGTTATAAAGAGACAAGCTGGATATGATGACAGAAATCGGAAATTCGACCCGCTTGAGAATGCCGAGGAAGATTTTGTGGACGATACAGAAAGCGAAGAGCCGCAAGTGGTAGTTTTGAAACCGGGAGACCTCACTGCCGAGGAGGCAGAGGTGGAGAGAAAACGGTTAGAGAAAGAAGCGGAAGAAACTAAAGCAGACCTTAGTCAACGGGTTATTTTTAAACCTAAGTCAAAGAAAGCTGAAAATGACAAAAAAGGAAAAGCGCCAAGCAAGAACTCACAAAAAAAGCAAAGCCAATTGCTGTCATTTAATGATGATGAAGAGGAAGACGATGATAGTAGTTAA